From a single Paenibacillus sp. FSL R5-0345 genomic region:
- a CDS encoding carbohydrate ABC transporter permease translates to MRKKKLTTGELIFQIIIYTLFGLFTLSCIYPFYYLFINTISSNDLSAAGYIKFYPRQIHFDNYSKVLKISGLGHAATVSVYRTVVGTLLTVGSSAFLGYLFTKKEMWGRSIWYRSVVVTMYFSAGLIPWYITMHNLHLTNNYLAYILPTIITPFNIILVKTFVEAIPPSLEESASMDGAGYMRVFWSIIVPLTTPILATITIFSAVNQWNSFIDTAFLMTDTKYYTLQFLLWRYLNESSSLAALIRSSPDMAAGVANMQTPTSVRMTVTMIVVLPILIVYPFFQRFFVKGIMIGAVKG, encoded by the coding sequence TTGAGAAAGAAAAAACTAACAACTGGAGAACTTATCTTCCAGATAATTATCTATACGCTCTTTGGATTGTTCACCCTGTCATGCATCTATCCATTCTACTACTTGTTTATCAACACGATCAGCTCGAATGATCTTAGCGCAGCAGGGTATATCAAATTTTATCCAAGACAGATTCATTTCGATAACTATAGCAAGGTTCTAAAAATCAGCGGTCTAGGACATGCGGCAACAGTCTCTGTATATAGAACGGTCGTCGGGACGCTACTTACTGTAGGGTCGTCAGCTTTTTTAGGTTACTTGTTCACTAAAAAGGAAATGTGGGGCCGGAGTATTTGGTACCGCAGTGTTGTAGTTACGATGTATTTTAGCGCAGGCCTAATTCCTTGGTATATCACAATGCATAATTTGCATCTGACCAATAATTATCTGGCTTATATTTTGCCTACGATTATTACGCCATTCAATATTATTCTAGTCAAAACCTTCGTTGAAGCCATTCCACCTTCACTTGAGGAGTCGGCATCTATGGATGGTGCGGGTTACATGCGAGTGTTCTGGAGTATTATTGTACCGCTTACGACGCCAATTCTAGCTACGATTACGATTTTCTCCGCAGTGAATCAGTGGAACTCCTTCATTGATACGGCGTTTCTGATGACAGATACGAAGTACTATACGCTCCAGTTCTTGTTGTGGCGTTATTTGAACGAGTCCAGCTCGCTCGCTGCTCTAATCCGTAGTTCACCTGATATGGCCGCTGGTGTAGCGAATATGCAGACTCCAACCTCGGTACGGATGACCGTGACCATGATCGTCGTATTGCCGATTTTAATCGTGTATCCGTTCTTCCAACGCTTTTTCGTCAAAGGAATTATGATCGGTGCGGTTAAGGGCTAA
- a CDS encoding ABC transporter permease produces MGVPAGELLPGVDPVHRSRWKMKNKHKLFFMAFPFLVVTFIFYYLPISGWIYAFYDFIPGIPLSDTPYVGLKWFKTIVSNPTQTAEVLRVLKNTLAMSSLGLITSIFPVFFAIMLTEIKSGWYRKMVQTLTTIPNFISWILVYALAFSLFSVDNGVITHILVQLGIVDEGYNLLASSSNIWVTMILWYWWKSLGWGAILYLAAIAGIDQELYEAVEVDGASRFRKIWHITIPGLIPTFFVLLLLSIGNLVNNGMEQYFAFQNAMNKDSIEVLDLYVYNIAFANNFPFATAVSMLKSVVSVILLFAANTLSKMVRDESII; encoded by the coding sequence ATGGGGGTACCTGCTGGCGAACTGCTTCCCGGCGTAGATCCGGTTCATCGATCCCGCTGGAAGATGAAGAACAAACATAAATTGTTCTTCATGGCTTTTCCATTTCTTGTTGTCACCTTTATTTTCTATTATCTGCCGATCAGCGGATGGATTTATGCCTTTTATGATTTCATTCCCGGAATACCCTTGTCAGACACGCCGTATGTCGGGCTGAAATGGTTTAAGACGATTGTATCCAATCCGACACAAACCGCAGAGGTTCTACGCGTGCTGAAGAACACACTTGCCATGAGTTCACTTGGATTAATTACGTCCATATTTCCAGTGTTCTTTGCCATTATGTTGACCGAGATTAAGTCTGGCTGGTATCGCAAGATGGTGCAGACGCTAACCACGATCCCGAACTTTATCAGCTGGATTCTGGTATATGCATTGGCATTCTCGTTGTTCTCAGTAGATAACGGTGTCATCACCCACATTCTGGTGCAGCTTGGAATAGTGGATGAAGGCTATAATTTACTAGCTTCCAGCTCAAATATCTGGGTCACGATGATCCTTTGGTACTGGTGGAAATCGTTAGGCTGGGGAGCCATTCTTTATCTTGCTGCAATTGCTGGCATTGATCAGGAATTGTATGAAGCTGTTGAGGTGGATGGTGCAAGTCGGTTCCGCAAAATCTGGCATATTACCATTCCAGGTCTGATTCCAACCTTTTTTGTACTGCTGCTGTTATCCATAGGTAACCTGGTCAATAACGGTATGGAGCAATATTTTGCCTTTCAAAATGCTATGAATAAAGATTCCATTGAGGTGCTGGATCTTTATGTATACAATATTGCGTTTGCTAACAACTTTCCTTTTGCCACAGCCGTCAGCATGTTGAAATCGGTTGTCAGTGTAATTCTACTGTTCGCAGCCAACACATTATCTAAGATGGTGCGTGACGAATCTATCATTTAA
- a CDS encoding MDR family MFS transporter, producing the protein MSAAKSPNLGIVIAGLLLGILMASMDSTIVATAMGNIVGELGGMDKFVWVTSAYLVAEMAGMPIFGKLSDMYGRKKFFIFGIIVFMVGSALCGTADTITQLAAYRAIQGIGGGALVPIAFAIMFDAVPLETRGKLGGAFGAVFGLSSIFGPLLGAYITDHIAWQWIFYINLPLGLLAFAMVVFFYKESHEHSKQPIDWLGAGTLLGSVICLMFALELGGKEYAWNSSMILGLFAAFVILAAVFLFVETRAKEPIISFALFKKRLYAVSIICALFSGAAFIVASVYIPIFIQGVLGGSATNSGLVLLPMMVGSVVTATMGGFLMSKTSYRSLLIPTFALLVIGTGLVATLTPEASRLLVTLYMILIGLGIGASFSVLSTASIHGLTAQQRGSASATLNFIRSLGMTIGITTFGIIQSHYFSGSLTKLLSASGGGSAPAGAMDFKDPHALLSPETRALIPPEILGKITAGLSSSIVNTFAWAVIPAALALLASFYMGRQKMDASAEGDVRASGH; encoded by the coding sequence ATGAGTGCTGCCAAATCGCCAAATCTGGGCATTGTTATCGCAGGTCTCCTATTAGGAATTCTGATGGCTTCCATGGACAGCACTATTGTTGCTACAGCGATGGGGAATATTGTTGGAGAGCTTGGCGGAATGGACAAATTTGTCTGGGTCACATCAGCCTATCTCGTAGCCGAGATGGCGGGTATGCCCATTTTCGGCAAGCTATCCGATATGTATGGCCGCAAGAAGTTTTTTATTTTTGGAATTATCGTATTTATGGTAGGTTCGGCTCTCTGTGGAACGGCTGATACAATTACTCAGTTAGCTGCGTACCGGGCTATTCAGGGAATTGGCGGGGGTGCGCTGGTGCCAATCGCTTTTGCCATCATGTTCGATGCTGTTCCGCTGGAGACTCGGGGCAAGCTCGGCGGGGCATTCGGAGCAGTATTTGGATTGTCGAGTATTTTTGGTCCATTACTGGGGGCGTATATTACCGATCATATTGCTTGGCAATGGATATTTTATATTAACTTGCCCCTTGGCCTGTTGGCTTTTGCGATGGTTGTATTCTTTTATAAAGAATCCCATGAGCATTCTAAACAGCCTATTGACTGGTTGGGAGCAGGTACGCTGCTAGGTTCAGTTATTTGCTTAATGTTTGCGCTGGAACTAGGCGGGAAAGAGTATGCTTGGAATTCGTCCATGATTCTTGGTTTATTTGCAGCCTTTGTGATCCTTGCAGCGGTGTTTCTTTTTGTGGAGACTAGAGCGAAAGAACCGATCATTTCTTTTGCTTTGTTCAAAAAAAGATTATACGCAGTGAGCATTATCTGTGCTCTGTTTAGCGGTGCAGCTTTTATTGTGGCTTCCGTATATATTCCTATCTTTATTCAAGGGGTATTAGGAGGATCGGCTACAAATTCGGGACTTGTGCTGCTGCCAATGATGGTTGGCTCTGTGGTTACAGCTACGATGGGTGGATTTCTGATGTCAAAAACCAGTTACCGCAGCCTGCTCATTCCTACATTCGCACTTCTGGTGATCGGTACTGGTCTTGTAGCGACACTTACGCCGGAGGCTTCGCGATTGCTGGTTACATTGTATATGATCTTAATTGGACTAGGGATTGGTGCTTCATTCTCAGTGCTAAGTACGGCATCCATTCATGGATTAACCGCACAGCAACGTGGTTCGGCCAGCGCAACGCTGAATTTCATTCGTTCATTGGGCATGACCATAGGCATTACCACCTTCGGTATCATTCAAAGTCATTATTTCTCCGGCAGTCTTACCAAGCTACTCTCGGCTAGTGGAGGAGGATCGGCTCCTGCGGGAGCTATGGATTTTAAAGACCCGCATGCCTTGCTTTCACCGGAGACTAGGGCGCTAATTCCACCTGAGATTCTGGGTAAGATTACTGCAGGGTTATCGTCTTCCATAGTAAATACTTTTGCTTGGGCGGTGATTCCCGCAGCGTTAGCATTATTGGCTTCGTTTTATATGGGACGTCAGAAGATGGATGCCTCTGCGGAGGGGGATGTCCGGGCGTCTGGGCATTAG
- a CDS encoding YhbD family protein, translating to MEDDLISKKQLLDLTGISYGQLYRWKRKQLIPEEWFIRKSTFTGQETFFPREMILSRIHNIVNMKDGLSLDEMADKLSDKASFEKVSITAKEIVERNIVSTTTLRKFGESLGDESKYTFEELVHLFAVDRLLSAGEMSMEEAELLFRTLQEKVSRLESGSWELFFVRKMGVSSFILAQAPAELWFDEGVRLVSKMTYADLIEQLKGKLAYKLVE from the coding sequence ATGGAAGATGATTTGATTTCGAAGAAGCAACTGCTGGATTTAACCGGTATTTCATATGGGCAATTGTACCGCTGGAAAAGGAAGCAGTTAATTCCCGAGGAATGGTTTATCCGTAAATCTACCTTCACTGGGCAAGAGACTTTTTTTCCTAGAGAGATGATCTTGTCGCGGATTCACAACATTGTGAATATGAAAGATGGGCTGTCCTTGGATGAAATGGCTGATAAGCTATCGGATAAGGCATCCTTTGAAAAGGTGAGTATAACTGCTAAGGAAATTGTAGAACGTAACATTGTTTCGACAACGACGCTGAGGAAATTTGGAGAAAGTCTCGGTGATGAAAGTAAATATACTTTTGAGGAGCTCGTTCATTTATTCGCTGTAGACCGCCTGCTTAGTGCTGGGGAAATGAGTATGGAGGAGGCGGAGCTTCTGTTTCGCACTTTGCAGGAGAAAGTTTCAAGGCTCGAGAGTGGAAGCTGGGAATTGTTTTTTGTCCGGAAAATGGGGGTTTCATCTTTCATTCTGGCACAAGCGCCTGCGGAGTTATGGTTTGATGAAGGGGTTAGATTGGTCAGTAAAATGACATATGCAGATTTGATCGAACAATTGAAAGGTAAGCTTGCCTACAAGCTTGTTGAATAG
- a CDS encoding 50S ribosomal protein L25, with protein MNTTVRLTERSGSTSSQRRKGFVPVVVYGAGSDSRSFTADAKTITGILANNPRAVLTLELPDSGKKNAVIQEIQRQPVSKQLLHIDFQQIDMKAKLDTKVAFHFTGEPVGVKSGGVQQIDLHELEIRTLPDKLTASFEVDISGLDIGDQLLVSDLPKHEGWEILTPEDTLIVRIAPPTAQEPTEEDAAEPAAVEASGEDKAE; from the coding sequence ATGAATACAACAGTACGTTTGACAGAAAGATCCGGCTCGACTTCTTCACAGCGCAGAAAAGGCTTTGTACCGGTCGTCGTGTACGGTGCAGGTTCAGATAGCCGATCCTTTACAGCGGATGCTAAGACAATTACCGGGATTTTGGCTAATAACCCTCGGGCAGTTCTAACATTAGAATTGCCAGACTCAGGCAAAAAGAATGCTGTCATTCAAGAGATTCAGCGCCAGCCCGTATCCAAACAACTGCTTCACATTGATTTTCAGCAGATTGATATGAAAGCCAAATTGGATACAAAAGTAGCATTCCACTTTACTGGCGAGCCCGTTGGTGTGAAAAGTGGTGGCGTACAACAAATTGATTTGCATGAACTGGAAATTCGTACACTTCCAGATAAATTAACGGCATCTTTTGAAGTGGATATTAGTGGACTGGATATTGGAGATCAATTGCTAGTGTCCGATTTGCCAAAGCATGAAGGCTGGGAAATTTTGACGCCTGAGGACACTTTGATTGTCCGGATCGCACCTCCAACAGCTCAAGAGCCGACAGAAGAGGATGCTGCTGAACCAGCTGCAGTGGAAGCTTCTGGAGAAGACAAAGCTGAATAA